The following proteins come from a genomic window of Bactrocera tryoni isolate S06 chromosome 1, CSIRO_BtryS06_freeze2, whole genome shotgun sequence:
- the LOC120782211 gene encoding 60S ribosomal protein L3 isoform X2: MSHRKFSAPRHGSMAFYPKKRSARHRGKVKAFPKDDASKPVHLTCFIGYKAGMTHIVREADRPGSKINKKEVVEAVTVLETPPMIVVGAVGYIETPYGLRALVNVWAQHLSEECRRRFYKNCSWISLLRELLKSVQVV; this comes from the exons ATG tcTCATCGTAAATTCTCTGCGCCTCGCCATGGCTCTATGGCATTCTACCCCAAAAAGCGGTCAGCTCGCCATCGTGGTAAGGTTAAGGCCTTCCCCAAGGATGATGCCAGCAAACCAGTGCATTTAACATGCTTCATTGGTTACAAAGCTGGTATGACCCACATCGTTCGTGAAGCGGACCGTCCTGGATCCA aGATCAATAAGAAGGAGGTTGTTGAAGCCGTAACTGTTTTGGAAACTCCACCAAtgattgttgttggtgctgtaGGTTACATTGAGACTCCATACGGTCTCCGTGCTCTCGTCAATGTGTGGGCACAACATTTATCCGAGGAGTGCCGTCGCCGTTTCTACAAGAACTG ttctTGGATCAGCTTGCTGAGAGAGCTTTTAAAATCTGTTCAAGTCGTGTGA
- the LOC120779071 gene encoding protein CLEC16A homolog isoform X1: MFRSRSWFGGNWNRPKNRLSLEHLKYLYSILEKNTTVSESNRGLLVESLRCIAEILIWGDQHDSSVFDFFLEKNMLSYFLHIMRQKSGGSSFVCVQLLQTLNILFENIRNETSLYYLLSNNHVNSIIVHKFDFSDEDVMGYYILFLKTLSLKLNTHTIHFFYNEHTNDFPLYTEAIKFFNHPESMVRIAVRTISLNVYKVQNASMLRFIRDKTAAPYFSNLVWFIGKHILELDTCVRTDIDHQSNQRLSNLVAEHLDHLHYLNDILLLEIDDLNAVLTEHLLHKLFVPLYIFSLTPAPPPTSLAVVTQNLAAVLNRPVDIDIQEINNPRVSSIVALYLLSLVFLVITHAPLVHALAWVILNGDHSVFKEGAAEILNAYVEHRLTVVPGFGEPRESLEQALETVGANSTSHSYDTDNLHNTLEAPAATSSAREGARANAAESTSNTATTEEQCAESGMCGISVETASAAAQAVLNNAKLANITDEEKEKIQKLVQPARAFNELNRPFLEMVLSALDCTENDYLALLSLCLIYAMAYNRDGVKNDWFEQVLSQSAKGTYSYKTELIERLLHIITLSNQPSCRIRLITIEIALQLLVTFTKPCTDDACITEAQRDALFSARNQSMVVLRNFYKSEDIFLDLFEDEFNEMRKTNLNVEFLCMDSTILLPPTGTPLTGINFTRRLPCGEVEKARRAIRDFFLLRKTCQQFLNEKETLLPLTNTMNLVQVDNVLDLNNSDLIACTVITKESTKQRRFLVIDSLQLILVEPDAKLLGWGVAKFVGFLQDVEVVGDKDDSRCLHITVHRGGATHNRTPLLSAKFLFDDHIRCMAAKQRLTKGRSKARQKKMYQIAQLIEMPGQVIDSPVYAVAGLRAGSVASSSSRSSRDHRPILTTTNRVPGFAAALKRDTTSAGGVCRIQMAQNRSIEGIRNESAGRPRRRNSNSSSHSSTSQNRDANSSPGREHSPRSSRDNSQSRSATRSRDNSPRMPRPRSEEIPLEDFQHSRNNSPHSRANSSHLNTPTRAHTPSRALNYEPIAITVHNGTPHDTHSPAPHHGTQLNGVPIAKEVLVPVASSEETSFIGNEEAATSEQRRRGIIETV; the protein is encoded by the exons ATGTTTCGTAGTAGAAGTTGGTTTGGTGGAAACTGGAACCGCCCAAAGAATCGTCTTTCATTGGAACACCTTAAGTACCTGTACAGTATATTGGAGAAGAATACCACTGTTTCCGAAAGCAATCGTGGTCTATTAGTGGAGTCGCTGCGCTGTATTGCAGAAATACTCATCTGGGGCGATCAACATGACTCTTCCGTGTTTGA tttttttCTTGAGAAAAACATGCTGTCCTACTTTTTACATATAATGCGCCAAAAGAGCGGTGGCTCAAGTTTTGTTTGTGTGCAATTATtgcaaacattaaatattttatttgaaaacatacGAAATGAGACATCTTTGT ATTATCTTTTGAGCAACAATCATGTCAATTCTATAATTGTACACAAGTTTGACTTTTCTGATGAAGATGTAATGggttattacattttatttctaaaGACGCTGAGCCTTAAACTGAACACGCATACAATACATTTCTTCTATAACGAA CATACCAATGACTTTCCACTATACACAGAGGCTATTAAATTCTTTAATCACCCAGAATCTATGGTTCGAATAGCAGTCCGCACGATTTcgttaaatgtatataaagtacAGAATGCCAGTATGTTGAGGTTTATTAGAGACAA AACCGCTGCGCCTTATTTCAGCAACTTAGTATGGTTTATAGGCAAACATATTTTGGAACTGGACACCTGCGTAAGAACTGATATTGA TCATCAGTCTAATCAGAGGCTTTCAAACTTAGTCGCAGAACATCTCGATCATTTACATTACCTGAACGATATTTTATTACTCGAAATAGATGATTTAAATGCAGTACTTACCGAACATCTGTTGCACAAACTATTCGTACCGCTGTATATTTTCTCACTCACGCCTGCGCCTCCGCCCACATCACTCGCAGTGGTCACACAAAATCTCGCAGCCGTCTTAAATCGTCCCGTTGATATTGATATACAAGAAATCAATAATCCACGTGTTTCGTCAATTGTCGCATTGTACTTGCTTTCGCTGGTATTCTTAGTTATCACACATGCACCGCTGGTACATGCGCTCGCCTGGGTAATACTCAATGGAGACCACAGTGTGTTTAAAGAGGGCGCTGCTGAAATACTAAACGCCTATGTAGAGCACCGTTTAACAGTTGTACCTGGGTTTGGTGAGCCACGTGAAAGCTTAGAGCAAGCTTTGGAGACCGTCGGTGCCAACTCTACGAGCCACAGCTACGATACTGACAACTTACATAATACATTAGAGGCACCAGCTGCCACGAGCAGCGCCCGAGAAGGAGCTAGAGCAAATGCCGCAGAATCCACTTCCAATACAGCAACAACAGAAGAGCAATGTGCAGAAAGCGGTATGTGTGGGATTTCAGTAGAGACCGCTAGTGCAGCGGCGCAAGCTGTATTAAATAACGCCAAATTGGCCAACATCACCGACGAGGAgaaggaaaaaatacaaaagctgGTGCAACCCGCGCGTGCATTTAACGAGTTGAATCGTCCATTCTTGGAAATGGTATTGTCGGCGTTGGATTGCACGGAGAATGATTATCTGGCACTTTTGTCATTATGCCTCATTTACGCAATGGCTTACAACAGAG ATG GTGTCAAAAACGATTGGTTCGAACAGGTACTCTCCCAGTCAGCCAAAGGAACGTACAGCTACAAGACAGAGCTAATAGAACGCTTGCTGCACATAATTACGTTATCGAATCAGCCTT CCTGCCGCATACGTCTTATAACCATTGAGATTGCGCTCCAACTGCTCGTCACCTTTACGAAACCCTGTACGGACGACGCTTGTATTACAGAGGCGCAGCGTGATGCACTCTTTTCCGCACGTAACCAGTCTATGGTGGTGTTGCGCAATTTCTATAAGTCTGAAGATATCTTTCTCGATCTGTTCGAGGATGAGTTCAACGAGATGCGCAAGACAAATTTGAATGTTGAATTTCTCTGTATGGATTCAACGATACTGCTTCCACCGACCGGCACGCCGTTGACCGGTATAAATTTCACACGTCGCCTGCCCTGTGGCGAAGTAGAGAAGGCACGTCGCGCCATACGCGATTTCTTTCTGCTACGCAAAACGTGCCAACAATTTCTGAATGAAAAAGAAACGCTGCTGCCGTTAACGAACACAATGAATCTCGTGCAGGTGGATAATGTGCTCGATTTAA ATAATAGCGATTTAATTGCCTGCACTGTAATCACTAAGGAGAGCACAAAACAGCGACGCTTTCTCGTCATCGATTCACTGCAGCTAATACTCGTTGAACCAGATGCCAAGCTGTTGGGCTGGGGTGTCGCTAAATTCGTTGGCTTCCTGCAGGATGTCGAAGTGGTGGGCGATAAGGACGACTCGCGCTGCCTGCACATTACGGTACACCGTGGCGGCGCGACGCACAATCGGACACCGCTGCTGTCGGCGAAATTCCTCTTTGACGATCACATTCGTTGTATGGCAGCGAAGCAAAGACTGACCAAG GGTCGCAGCAAGGCGCGCCAGAAGAAAATGTATCAGATCGCGCAGCTAATTGAAATGCCCGGCCAAGTGATTGACTCGCCGGTGTATGCGGTGGCTGGTCTACGTGCGGGCAGCGTGGCCAGCAGCAGTTCGCGTTCCTCGCGCGACCATCGTCCCATACTGACGACGACAAACCGCGTGCCCGGCTTTGCGGCGGCTTTAAAGCGCGACACCACGAGCGCTGGCGGCGTTTGCCGCATTCAAATGGCACAGAATCGCTCTATTGAGGG CATACGAAATGAGAGTGCCGGCCGTCCGCGTCGACGCAATTCCAATTCAAGTTCACATTCGTCGACGTCGCAAAATCGCGATGCCAACTCATCACCGGGTCGTGAGCATTCGCCGCGCAGCTCGCGTGATAATTCACAAAGTCGCAGCGCAACACGTTCGCGTGACAACAGTCCGCGCATGCCCAGACCGCG TTCTGAGGAGATACCACTCGAGGACTTTCAACATTCGCGCAACAACAGTCCACACTCACGTGCCAATTCTTCACATCTTAATACACCGACGCGTGCGCATACGCCATCACGTGCGCTAAATTATGAACCGATTGCTATAACGGTGCATAATGGCACACCGCACGACACGCATTCCCCAGCGCCGCATCATGGCACGCAGCTGAACGGTGTTCCAATTGCCAAAGAAGTTCTAGTACCGGTCGCCAGTTCCGAAGAAACTTCGTTCATTGGCAACGAGGAAGCCGCAACGAGTGAGCAACGGCGCCGCGGCATTATCGAAACAGTATAA
- the LOC120766350 gene encoding 28S ribosomal protein S33, mitochondrial encodes MSSNKYNELIKLGTQYARRMNFLSNRIFGEVARTTNEKSMKVVRMFAEEPVHKRDSLNNWYPRHVETHILMKNLRAYGLFRDEHEDFKEEMKRLRRLRGKAAPKKGEGKRAKK; translated from the coding sequence ATGTCGTCCAACAAatataatgaattaattaagtTGGGCACGCAATATGCACGCCGTATGAATTTTCTTTCCAATCGCATATTTGGTGAAGTCGCGCGTACCACCAATGAAAAGTCAATGAAGGTAGTTCGCATGTTCGCGGAGGAGCCGGTGCATAAGCGCGATTCATTAAATAACTGGTATCCTCGACATGTAGAGACACATATTCTCATGAAAAATCTTCGTGCGTACGGCTTATTCCGTGATGAGCACGAAGATTTCAAAGAGGAAATGAAACGTTTGAGACGGCTACGTGGTAAAGCTGCACCAAAGAAGGGGGAAGGCAAGCGAGCGAAGAAATAG
- the LOC120779071 gene encoding protein CLEC16A homolog isoform X2 — protein MFRSRSWFGGNWNRPKNRLSLEHLKYLYSILEKNTTVSESNRGLLVESLRCIAEILIWGDQHDSSVFDFFLEKNMLSYFLHIMRQKSGGSSFVCVQLLQTLNILFENIRNETSLYYLLSNNHVNSIIVHKFDFSDEDVMGYYILFLKTLSLKLNTHTIHFFYNEHTNDFPLYTEAIKFFNHPESMVRIAVRTISLNVYKVQNASMLRFIRDKTAAPYFSNLVWFIGKHILELDTCVRTDIDHQSNQRLSNLVAEHLDHLHYLNDILLLEIDDLNAVLTEHLLHKLFVPLYIFSLTPAPPPTSLAVVTQNLAAVLNRPVDIDIQEINNPRVSSIVALYLLSLVFLVITHAPLVHALAWVILNGDHSVFKEGAAEILNAYVEHRLTVVPGFGEPRESLEQALETVGANSTSHSYDTDNLHNTLEAPAATSSAREGARANAAESTSNTATTEEQCAESGMCGISVETASAAAQAVLNNAKLANITDEEKEKIQKLVQPARAFNELNRPFLEMVLSALDCTENDYLALLSLCLIYAMAYNRGVKNDWFEQVLSQSAKGTYSYKTELIERLLHIITLSNQPSCRIRLITIEIALQLLVTFTKPCTDDACITEAQRDALFSARNQSMVVLRNFYKSEDIFLDLFEDEFNEMRKTNLNVEFLCMDSTILLPPTGTPLTGINFTRRLPCGEVEKARRAIRDFFLLRKTCQQFLNEKETLLPLTNTMNLVQVDNVLDLNNSDLIACTVITKESTKQRRFLVIDSLQLILVEPDAKLLGWGVAKFVGFLQDVEVVGDKDDSRCLHITVHRGGATHNRTPLLSAKFLFDDHIRCMAAKQRLTKGRSKARQKKMYQIAQLIEMPGQVIDSPVYAVAGLRAGSVASSSSRSSRDHRPILTTTNRVPGFAAALKRDTTSAGGVCRIQMAQNRSIEGIRNESAGRPRRRNSNSSSHSSTSQNRDANSSPGREHSPRSSRDNSQSRSATRSRDNSPRMPRPRSEEIPLEDFQHSRNNSPHSRANSSHLNTPTRAHTPSRALNYEPIAITVHNGTPHDTHSPAPHHGTQLNGVPIAKEVLVPVASSEETSFIGNEEAATSEQRRRGIIETV, from the exons ATGTTTCGTAGTAGAAGTTGGTTTGGTGGAAACTGGAACCGCCCAAAGAATCGTCTTTCATTGGAACACCTTAAGTACCTGTACAGTATATTGGAGAAGAATACCACTGTTTCCGAAAGCAATCGTGGTCTATTAGTGGAGTCGCTGCGCTGTATTGCAGAAATACTCATCTGGGGCGATCAACATGACTCTTCCGTGTTTGA tttttttCTTGAGAAAAACATGCTGTCCTACTTTTTACATATAATGCGCCAAAAGAGCGGTGGCTCAAGTTTTGTTTGTGTGCAATTATtgcaaacattaaatattttatttgaaaacatacGAAATGAGACATCTTTGT ATTATCTTTTGAGCAACAATCATGTCAATTCTATAATTGTACACAAGTTTGACTTTTCTGATGAAGATGTAATGggttattacattttatttctaaaGACGCTGAGCCTTAAACTGAACACGCATACAATACATTTCTTCTATAACGAA CATACCAATGACTTTCCACTATACACAGAGGCTATTAAATTCTTTAATCACCCAGAATCTATGGTTCGAATAGCAGTCCGCACGATTTcgttaaatgtatataaagtacAGAATGCCAGTATGTTGAGGTTTATTAGAGACAA AACCGCTGCGCCTTATTTCAGCAACTTAGTATGGTTTATAGGCAAACATATTTTGGAACTGGACACCTGCGTAAGAACTGATATTGA TCATCAGTCTAATCAGAGGCTTTCAAACTTAGTCGCAGAACATCTCGATCATTTACATTACCTGAACGATATTTTATTACTCGAAATAGATGATTTAAATGCAGTACTTACCGAACATCTGTTGCACAAACTATTCGTACCGCTGTATATTTTCTCACTCACGCCTGCGCCTCCGCCCACATCACTCGCAGTGGTCACACAAAATCTCGCAGCCGTCTTAAATCGTCCCGTTGATATTGATATACAAGAAATCAATAATCCACGTGTTTCGTCAATTGTCGCATTGTACTTGCTTTCGCTGGTATTCTTAGTTATCACACATGCACCGCTGGTACATGCGCTCGCCTGGGTAATACTCAATGGAGACCACAGTGTGTTTAAAGAGGGCGCTGCTGAAATACTAAACGCCTATGTAGAGCACCGTTTAACAGTTGTACCTGGGTTTGGTGAGCCACGTGAAAGCTTAGAGCAAGCTTTGGAGACCGTCGGTGCCAACTCTACGAGCCACAGCTACGATACTGACAACTTACATAATACATTAGAGGCACCAGCTGCCACGAGCAGCGCCCGAGAAGGAGCTAGAGCAAATGCCGCAGAATCCACTTCCAATACAGCAACAACAGAAGAGCAATGTGCAGAAAGCGGTATGTGTGGGATTTCAGTAGAGACCGCTAGTGCAGCGGCGCAAGCTGTATTAAATAACGCCAAATTGGCCAACATCACCGACGAGGAgaaggaaaaaatacaaaagctgGTGCAACCCGCGCGTGCATTTAACGAGTTGAATCGTCCATTCTTGGAAATGGTATTGTCGGCGTTGGATTGCACGGAGAATGATTATCTGGCACTTTTGTCATTATGCCTCATTTACGCAATGGCTTACAACAGAG GTGTCAAAAACGATTGGTTCGAACAGGTACTCTCCCAGTCAGCCAAAGGAACGTACAGCTACAAGACAGAGCTAATAGAACGCTTGCTGCACATAATTACGTTATCGAATCAGCCTT CCTGCCGCATACGTCTTATAACCATTGAGATTGCGCTCCAACTGCTCGTCACCTTTACGAAACCCTGTACGGACGACGCTTGTATTACAGAGGCGCAGCGTGATGCACTCTTTTCCGCACGTAACCAGTCTATGGTGGTGTTGCGCAATTTCTATAAGTCTGAAGATATCTTTCTCGATCTGTTCGAGGATGAGTTCAACGAGATGCGCAAGACAAATTTGAATGTTGAATTTCTCTGTATGGATTCAACGATACTGCTTCCACCGACCGGCACGCCGTTGACCGGTATAAATTTCACACGTCGCCTGCCCTGTGGCGAAGTAGAGAAGGCACGTCGCGCCATACGCGATTTCTTTCTGCTACGCAAAACGTGCCAACAATTTCTGAATGAAAAAGAAACGCTGCTGCCGTTAACGAACACAATGAATCTCGTGCAGGTGGATAATGTGCTCGATTTAA ATAATAGCGATTTAATTGCCTGCACTGTAATCACTAAGGAGAGCACAAAACAGCGACGCTTTCTCGTCATCGATTCACTGCAGCTAATACTCGTTGAACCAGATGCCAAGCTGTTGGGCTGGGGTGTCGCTAAATTCGTTGGCTTCCTGCAGGATGTCGAAGTGGTGGGCGATAAGGACGACTCGCGCTGCCTGCACATTACGGTACACCGTGGCGGCGCGACGCACAATCGGACACCGCTGCTGTCGGCGAAATTCCTCTTTGACGATCACATTCGTTGTATGGCAGCGAAGCAAAGACTGACCAAG GGTCGCAGCAAGGCGCGCCAGAAGAAAATGTATCAGATCGCGCAGCTAATTGAAATGCCCGGCCAAGTGATTGACTCGCCGGTGTATGCGGTGGCTGGTCTACGTGCGGGCAGCGTGGCCAGCAGCAGTTCGCGTTCCTCGCGCGACCATCGTCCCATACTGACGACGACAAACCGCGTGCCCGGCTTTGCGGCGGCTTTAAAGCGCGACACCACGAGCGCTGGCGGCGTTTGCCGCATTCAAATGGCACAGAATCGCTCTATTGAGGG CATACGAAATGAGAGTGCCGGCCGTCCGCGTCGACGCAATTCCAATTCAAGTTCACATTCGTCGACGTCGCAAAATCGCGATGCCAACTCATCACCGGGTCGTGAGCATTCGCCGCGCAGCTCGCGTGATAATTCACAAAGTCGCAGCGCAACACGTTCGCGTGACAACAGTCCGCGCATGCCCAGACCGCG TTCTGAGGAGATACCACTCGAGGACTTTCAACATTCGCGCAACAACAGTCCACACTCACGTGCCAATTCTTCACATCTTAATACACCGACGCGTGCGCATACGCCATCACGTGCGCTAAATTATGAACCGATTGCTATAACGGTGCATAATGGCACACCGCACGACACGCATTCCCCAGCGCCGCATCATGGCACGCAGCTGAACGGTGTTCCAATTGCCAAAGAAGTTCTAGTACCGGTCGCCAGTTCCGAAGAAACTTCGTTCATTGGCAACGAGGAAGCCGCAACGAGTGAGCAACGGCGCCGCGGCATTATCGAAACAGTATAA
- the LOC120766351 gene encoding LOW QUALITY PROTEIN: armadillo repeat-containing protein 7 (The sequence of the model RefSeq protein was modified relative to this genomic sequence to represent the inferred CDS: deleted 1 base in 1 codon), giving the protein MFSSHAHLKRRTPEKGIPRSDYIEHLVEEYHTTTNIEAREQVTANLANFAYDPINWRYLKESGTLDVFEDCMKGPNECLQLHAIAGYCNICLDPVAFQFITNLEILAQINNLLHATESADIQLNCIALLYQLLTSDFCTKEQKALIAVPSLLKKITQLRNESTDQRVKNIATLFCEDFGSRIEEVEDFKNVLALLKRFSSQVATKCREITVVKRFTQEELDKFSTLTSDYNPIHSTMTSITERKVHGAFLNAVVAGVIGSQIPGPGAIVLSQKFKFPNACRVDKDVYITVRLVNERKIALVEYVCKQDEGLVFIGEAKLLIKQ; this is encoded by the exons ATGTTTTCTAGTCATGCACATCTGAAAAGACGCACACCTGAGAAAGGAATACCACGTTCTGATTACATTGAACATCTGGTAGAAGAATATCACACCACTACAAACATCG AGGCCAGGGAACAAGTGACTGCTAATTTGGCTAATTTTGCTTATGATCCAATAAATTGGAGGTATCTAAAAGAATCTGGTACCTTAGACGTGTTTGAAGATTGCATGAAGGGTCCAAATGAGTGTTTACAGTTACACGCTATTGCCGGTTATTGCAACATATGCTTAG ATCCTGTAgcatttcaatttattacaaatttagaGATCCTCGCTCAAATAAACAACCTGCTTCACGCAACAGAATCAGCCGACATACAGCTTAATTGCATAGCTCTGTTATATCAGTTACTCACGTCTGACTTTTGTACAAAAGAACAGAAAGCTTTAATTGCTGTACCCAgcttgctaaaaaaaattacacaactACGAAACGAAAGCACAGATCAGAGAGTAAAGAATATCGCGACATTGTTTTGTGAAGATTTTGGATCGCGTATAGAGGAGGTAgaagatttcaaaaatgtaCTCG CACTTTTAAAACGCTTCAGTAGTCAAGTAGCAACTAAATGTAGAGAGATTACTGTAGTCAAGAGGTTCACTCAGGAAGAACTAGATAAATTTTCTACGCTTACCTCGGATTATAATCCTATACATTCTACAATGACATCAATAACCGAACGTAAAGTTCATGGTGCTTTCCTCAATGCCGTTGTGGCTGGCGTAATTGGTTCACAAATACCTGGGCCGGGTGCTATTGTTTTAAGCCAAAAGTTTAAATTTCCCAATGCATGCCGTGTTGACAAAGATGTATATATTACTGTTCGTTTGGTTAATGAACGCAAAATTGCTTTAGTAGAATATGTGTGTAAACAGGATGAAGGACTTGTTTTCATCGGCGAAGctaaacttttaataaaacaataa
- the LOC120782211 gene encoding 60S ribosomal protein L3 isoform X1, protein MSHRKFSAPRHGSMAFYPKKRSARHRGKVKAFPKDDASKPVHLTCFIGYKAGMTHIVREADRPGSKINKKEVVEAVTVLETPPMIVVGAVGYIETPYGLRALVNVWAQHLSEECRRRFYKNWYKSKKKAFTKASKKWEVDLGKKSIENDFRKMLRYCKVIRVIAHSQIRLIKQRQKKAHIMEIQLNGGSIEDKVKWVRENLEKPVQVSNVFGQDEMIDCVGVTKGKGFKGVTARWHTKKLPRKTHKGLRKVACIGAWHPSRVSFTVARAGQKGYHHRTEINKKIYRIGAGIHTKDGKVIKNNASTEYDLTDKSITPMGGFPHYGEVTNDFVMLKGCCIGSKKRVLTLRKSLLKHTKRSALEQIKLKFIDTSSKMGHGRFQTPADKLAFMGPLKKDRIKEEVAAAGAATTSATA, encoded by the exons ATG tcTCATCGTAAATTCTCTGCGCCTCGCCATGGCTCTATGGCATTCTACCCCAAAAAGCGGTCAGCTCGCCATCGTGGTAAGGTTAAGGCCTTCCCCAAGGATGATGCCAGCAAACCAGTGCATTTAACATGCTTCATTGGTTACAAAGCTGGTATGACCCACATCGTTCGTGAAGCGGACCGTCCTGGATCCA aGATCAATAAGAAGGAGGTTGTTGAAGCCGTAACTGTTTTGGAAACTCCACCAAtgattgttgttggtgctgtaGGTTACATTGAGACTCCATACGGTCTCCGTGCTCTCGTCAATGTGTGGGCACAACATTTATCCGAGGAGTGCCGTCGCCGTTTCTACAAGAACTG gtaCAAATCAAAGAAGAAGGCTTTCACCAAAGCCAGCAAGAAATGGGAAGTTGACTTGGGCAAGAAGAGCATTGAAAATGACTTCCGCAAGATGCTCCGTTACTGCAAGGTCATCCGCGTTATTGCTCATTCACAG ATCCGTTTGATCAAGCAACGCCAAAAGAAGGCCCATATCATGGAAATCCAATTGAACGGTGGTTCTATTGAAGATAAAGTTAAATGGGTTCGTGAGAACTTGGAGAAACCCGTGCAAGTCAGCAATGTCTTCGGACAGGATGAGATGATTGATTGCGTTGGTGTTACCAAAGGTAAAGGTTTCAAGGGTGTCACTGCTCGTTGGCACACCAAGAAATTGCCACGCAAGACGCACAAGGGTCTACGCAAAGTTGCTTGTATTGGAGCTTGGCATCCCTCTCGTGTGTCCTTCACCGTCGCACGTGCCGGTCAAAAGGGCTACCATCACCGTACCGAAATCAACAAGAAGATCTACCGCATTGGTGCCGGTATTCACACCAAAGATGGCAAG GTCATCAAAAACAATGCCTCCACCGAGTACGATTTGACCGATAAGAGCATTACACCCATGGGTGGTTTCCCCCATTATGGTGAAGTCACCAATGACTTCGTCATGCTCAAGGGTTGTTGCATTGGCTCTAAGAAGCGTGTGCTCACACTCCGCAAGTCTTTGCTAAAACACACCAAGCGCTCTGCTTTGGAACAAATCAAACTCAAGTTCATCGACACATCGTCCAAGATGGGTCATGGTCGCTTCCAAACCCCAGCCGACAAATTGGCATTCATGGGACCACTCAAGAAGGATCGCA